In Streptomyces sp. HUAS ZL42, the DNA window TGCACCGTCAGCGCCTCGACCAGCTCGATGACAGCCATGGGCGCGTTGTCGCCACGGCGGTTACCGATCTTGGTGATGCGGGTGTAGCCACCCGGACGGTTCTCGTACCGCGGGCCGATCTCGGTGAAGAGCGTGTGGACGATGCCCTTGTCCGTGATGACCTGGAGCACCTGACGGCGGTTGTGAAGGTCGCCCTTCTTCGCCTTGGTGATCAGACGCTCGGCGTACGGCCGCAGACGGCGGGCCTTCGCCTCGGTGGTGGTGATACGGCCGTGCTCGAACAGCGACTTCGCGAGGTTCGCGAGGAGCAGCTTCTCGTGCGCGGCACTGCCGCCCAGACGGGCACCCTTGGTGGGCCTCGGCATTGTTCTTCTCCTGTGTGTCTGCCCCGGCCGTGTCAGGTACCAGGGTCAGTATCCGAGCGGGCGGGTTTGCCCGTCGGAGATCCGGGGTCCGCTGACGCGGACCCCGGAAGCGGAGACTCAGT includes these proteins:
- the rplQ gene encoding 50S ribosomal protein L17; amino-acid sequence: MPRPTKGARLGGSAAHEKLLLANLAKSLFEHGRITTTEAKARRLRPYAERLITKAKKGDLHNRRQVLQVITDKGIVHTLFTEIGPRYENRPGGYTRITKIGNRRGDNAPMAVIELVEALTVQQKAVGEAEAATKRAVKEADEAKVEETKVEDAAVEDAKVDVTKADEAEDAAEESKDA